From a region of the Xyrauchen texanus isolate HMW12.3.18 chromosome 39, RBS_HiC_50CHRs, whole genome shotgun sequence genome:
- the LOC127632592 gene encoding lumican-like → MDIRPILLLLSVFGPTWGFMVDLDYGDVPLWINRFLGEPSVLTLKDRMDPGWFRAVSAQSCPFDCDCLIQWPTALYCDHRGLDQLPIGLPSHIQYLFLQGNDIISLGSRAFANATNLRWLLLDHNQLLSEHLNNALFSNLTFLVNLFINNNNLTEVPTGLPSGLKQLRLAYNHIAKISPSAFQNLENLKLLLLQGNRLKTIEDGDFKGLGALNLLDLSHNILDTFPKYLPPSVQQLYLSNNSLTGLTESSLQGFNGLRYLRLGHNKLTNVGLDPEAFNLTSLVELDLSYNQLTEIPSVPITLQYLYLEVNHIQEFNVSSFCRALGPTSFSRMKVLRLDGNKMEYHKLPPDWVFCLRVLHNIYI, encoded by the exons ATGGATATCAGGCCAATTCTCCTGTTACTCTCTGTGTTTGGACCGACATGGGGCTTCATGGTAGACTTAGACTATGGAGATGTACCACTCTGGATCAACCGATTTTTGGGAGAACCAAGTGTGTTGACTTTAAAAGATCGGATGGACCCTGGCTGGTTTCGAGCTGTTAGTGCACAAAGTTGTCCCTTTGACTGCGACTGCCTGATCCAGTGGCCCACAGCCCTCTACTGTGACCACAGGGGCCTTGATCAGCTTCCCATTGGCCTTCCATCCCATATACAGTACCTTTTCCTCCAAGGTAATGATATAATTTCCCTCGGTTCCAGAGCATTTGCCAATGCCACCAACTTGCGCTGGTTGCTCTTGGATCACAACCAGCTACTGAGTGAGCATCTCAATAATGCACTGTTCTCCAATCTGACCTTCTTGGTAAATCTCTTCATAAACAATAATAACCTGACAGAGGTGCCAACCGGACTTCCCAGTGGCCTTAAACAGCTGCGACTTGCATATAATCACATTGCAAAGATTTCTCCCAGTGCTTTCCAAAATCTTGAGAACCTAAAGTTACTTCTGTTGCAAGGCAATCGTCTGAAAACTATTGAAGATGGTGACTTCAAAG GTCTTGGAGCCCTCAACTTACTTGATCTCAGTCACAACATCCTGGACACTTTCCCCAAATATCTGCCCCCATCTGTCCAGCAGCTTTACCTATCGAACAACTCTCTGACTGGCCTAACTGAAAGCAGTCTTCAGGGTTTTAATGGACTCCGTTATCTACGGCTTGGACACAACAAATTGACGAATGTAGGGTTGGACCCTGAAGCCTTTAACCTCACATCACTGGTGGAACTGGACCTTTCCTATAACCAGCTGACAGAAATCCCATCAGTTCCCATTACCCTTCAATACCTTTATCTGGAGGTTAACCACATCCAAG AGTTCAACGTGAGCAGTTTCTGCAGGGCATTGGGACCCACATCATTTTCGCGTATGAAGGTACTGAGGCTGGATGGTAATAAAATGGAGTATCACAAGCTGCCTCCTGATTGGGTGTTCTGTCTACGTGTCCttcataacatttatatttga
- the LOC127632589 gene encoding prolargin-like, translating into MREVTSNRTMKAGLAYCSLLFLLLIMDVSCQRKPKPVRPPSTKKPSASKKPSTPDPKPELEPQEPTDFPPLILGPPSVFSDCPIQCFCPPSYPNTLYCENRNLRKIPIIPSRTHYLYLQNNFIDQVSADSFNNCTELQWINLGNNRIRSVEKQVFEKLPNLLYLYMERNQLKEVPNDLPVALEQLRLSHNQISKIPSGAFNKMEHLVLLDLHHNRISDSGLSKNIFKDLKNLVQLNLAHNILRKMPTNIPKSIFQLFLDRNNIEEIPNNYFKDFANLAFVRLNYNQLSDKGLPNMVFNVSSLLDLHLAHNKLSTVPMFNSELEQLHLNNNNIESVNGTEICPSNSYNLHDEDNAPKLRYLRLDGNHLSPPVPLDVIMCFRHLHAIVI; encoded by the exons ATGAGGGAAGTAACCAGCAACAG GACCATGAAAGCTGGGCTTGCATACTGCTCTCTTCTTTTCCTTCTGCTGATCATGGATGTCTCATGCCAGCGAAAGCCAAAGCCTGTCCGCCCACCTTCCACCAAGAAACCTTCTGCCTCTAAGAAACCTTCCACCCCTGACCCAAAACCAGAGCTGGAACCCCAAGAACCCACAGACTTTCCCCCTCTGATCCTAGGTCCTCCATCTGTATTCTCAGACTGCCCCATACAGTGTTTTTGCCCCCCATCATATCCAAATACCCTGTACTGTGAAAACCGCAACCTCCGGAAGATCCCGATCATCCCATCCCGCACCCACTATCTTTACCTACAGAACAACTTCATTGATCAAGTGTCTGCAGACTCCTTCAACAACTGCACTGAGCTTCAGTGGATAAACCTGGGAAACAACCGCATCCGTTCAGTGGAGAAACAAGTATTTGAGAAGTTGCCAAACCTACTCTACCTCTATATGGAGAGGAACCAGCTAAAGGAGGTGCCCAATGACCTGCCGGTTGCTCTGGAGCAGCTTAGACTCAGCCACAATCAAATCTCAAAGATCCCCTCTGGAGCATTTAACAAGATGGAACATCTCGTACTCCTGGATCTGCATCACAACAGGATTAGTGACAGTGGCTTGAGCAAGAACATCTTCAAAGATCTAAAGAACTTAGTTCAACTCAACCTAGCTCATAACATCCTCAGAAAGATGCCCACTAATATACCAAAAAGCATCTTCCAACTGTTCTTGGACAGAAATAATATTGAGGAGATTCCAAATAACTACTTCAAGGACTTTGCAAACCTAGCCTTTGTGAGACTTAACTACAACCAGCTTAGTGACAAGGGCCTTCCAAATATGGTGTTCAATGTGAGCTCACTGTTGGATTTGCATTTGGCACATAACAAGCTGAGCACTGTTCCAATGTTCAACTCTGAGCTAGAGCAACTTCACCTGAACAACAATAACATTGAGA GTGTGAATGGCACAGAGATCTGCCCCTCTAATTCTTACAACCTGCATGATGAGGACAATGCACCCAAACTAAGATACTTGCGGCTGGATGGTAATCACCTGAGTCCTCCTGTACCCCTGGATGTCATCATGTGTTTCAGACATCTACACGCCATAGTAATATAG
- the LOC127632598 gene encoding interleukin-20-like: MSGDNHKGIRLLRKEVLNSLQGAESCCFLRQLLHFYMDKVFISYISSHSLHRRTTSVLANSFLGIAKDLRVCHADAHCECSEDATLKLADIQTMYNKLDQTAGTVKAIGELDSLFEWLESFQHN, translated from the exons ATGTCTGGAGATAACCACAAGGGTATCCGGTTACTAAGAAAAGAAGTGCTGAACAGTTTACAG GGTGCAGAAAGCTGTTGCTTCCTAAGGCAGCTGCTTCATTTCTACATGGATAAGGTTTTTATCAGCTACATCAGCAGCCATTCCCTACATCGCAGGACCACCAGCGTCCTAGCCAACTCCTTCCTCGGTATCGCCAAGGACCTGCGAGTCTGC CATGCGGATGCACACTGTGAGTGCAGTGAAGATGCCACGCTAAAACTTGCAGACATTCAAACCATGTACAACAAG CTTGATCAAACAGCAGGAACAGTGAAGGCCATTGGAGAGCTGGACTCATTATTTGAATGGCTAGAAAGTTTTCAACACAATTGA